A region from the Pararge aegeria chromosome Z, ilParAegt1.1, whole genome shotgun sequence genome encodes:
- the LOC120636699 gene encoding LOW QUALITY PROTEIN: uncharacterized protein LOC120636699 (The sequence of the model RefSeq protein was modified relative to this genomic sequence to represent the inferred CDS: substituted 1 base at 1 genomic stop codon), translated as MGNHHSAASAHRTRKNVHWKTAGRPAPPGKPEVIPVAPDEEPDAITLRWAAPAHDGGAQLRGYQVECNRLGSPDWLRTAPPVVLRPELLLTGLAPPHRYQFRVAALTAAGRSDYSELSDVLAPGRAPAHAPAFTRRLTDVTALENDETEFRVEFSGVPSPAVAWFKDDCEIFSSRRTAITTSDTTSVLLFHQTLASDEGEIKCTATNRAGHAASRARLRLLAAPRLRLPRRYEHGLLYEVDETVVLKVTVVGRPPPAVEWRHDGRELERSARVQLAGAPGLSVLRIAAARRGDRGEYQVSARNSVGEDSAAFLLTVTAPPEPPRRVAVARQVDKSVTLAWEAPEDDGGCRVGNYVVEYYRSGWNVWLKATTSRQTSVTLFDLIEGSEYRFRVKAESPYGMSAPSAESAPVRIPGAPVDMDFLAVESRILSEALTRREGEAPAVSPAPRRKRAPAARAAPSPVPLRKQKRGSGSNEFMLVLYPDAAQTEDKAEKRKSFQLDLEDALSPPPISLSAPELSSRCVLPFKALRNAVSSTELLHERAMARFYKAVALKEGQEEQKQKNEKTPQSEPNHIPYNSVEQNHTFDQRSQNISEETNTTIITKSPTPEILIKSDSIEEKKENTVTPRQNSDNSDKHNMSFDEDYTASTVSTDGDYTDEDEGDSLTEEVGRESQLAEEEETYHPRNKTALPQPMNETIDEEEEEEQEREPIKPLPLLDPNFIPKPILKKPIPPIPVPTVPVRTIQNDKKIDLNKKQEKLEDKQKKDEKMTLFKKITKQKPFSFPKILNKKDTDKSSKATTQAEEEKSTKKAEKLDDKYGDEGRTVIDYYGNIVKEYGAPKRPTTPLYLNTEDLKQVAEQQTSTDSKTDNSVTDPTPEPTVQSKKKAVKKGTENKVNSVKKKRIPPKEKQIPTNQEQEIKPQGKANLHSINNSTQKKNTKPPVTRTEDTRVLLKTTERATIVIPIDYKELEERAKVNVRTAIDYTVDVYQXIMLDFRYGTQCVRFISQFKIPASDCGHGSPRRVRDPTRCVLRDKGLVLGVYYSEHAKGEGAILTASAQKYDKQCGGKLWNQLKLTPIPRLGEYRVFYDLDSYFGYVAVTGLGSECLRYNTMEQLDESREAIRIAAGLGTEALQKFKPSTIHVESFGDAEASAEGATLSTWKFQEYKSPKSSQLVAKPKLELYDDCDGEGWKIGALKAESQNLARFLQEMPANLLNPTSFAKIAVELLCELDINVEIKTQGWAASHEMGGFVAVGKSSVQPPLYVEISYFGASETTRPIVMIGKGVTFDSGSLDLKPLKELKYMKGDMAGAACVLAITRAAAILKLPVNIRGILPLCELMPSGRSPKFGDVVSSASGKSIHIRLPSREGRLLIADSLVYARNYWPKLILDIGTMSKELIDTLGGAACGCYTNSEELFRYAAAASGHTGDRIWRMPLWKFYEERIRDCQTADVANTGRDQFGDSPNCAAFLKQFVCDSKWIHFDTYNVAYTKGLDFPYLRRGMTGRPTRTVLEFVYQLLADSKL; from the exons ATGGGCAATCACCACTCCGCCGCCTCCGCGCACCGCACCCGCAAGAATGTGCACTGGAAGACTGCAG GTCGGCCGGCGCCGCCGGGCAAGCCGGAGGTCATCCCCGTGGCGCCGGACGAGGAGCCCGACGCTATCACCCTGCGCTGGGCGGCGCCGGCGCACGACGGCGGCGCGCAGCTGCGCGGCTACCAGGTGGAGTGCAACCGCCTGGGCTCGCCCGACTGGCTGCGCACGGCGCCGCCCGTGGTGCTGCGCCCCGAGCTGCTGCTGACGGGCCTAGCGCCGCCGCACCGCTACCAGTTCCGAGTGGCCGCGCTCACCGCCGCCGGCCGCTCCGACTACAGCGAGCTGTCCGACGTGCTGGCGCCGGGCCGCGCGCCCGCGCACGCGCCCGCCTTCACGCGCCGCTTGACCGATGTCACGGCGCTGGAGAACGACGAGACCGAGTTCCGCGTGGAGTTCAGCGGCGTGCCATCGCCCGCTGTGGCCTGGTTCAAGGACGACTGCGAGATCTTCAGCAGCCGTCGCACCGCCATTACCACCTCGGACACGACCAGCGTGCTGCTGTTCCACCAGACGCTGGCCAGCGACGAGGGCGAGATCAAGTGCACGGCCACCAACCGCGCCGGGCACGCCGCGTCGCGCGCGCGCCTGCGCCTGCTGGCGGCGCCGCGCCTTCGCCTGCCGCGCCGCTACGAGCACGGGCTGCTGTACGAGGTGGACGAGACCGTGGTGCTCAAGGTCACGGTGGTGGGCCGGCCGCCGCCCGCCGTGGAGTGGCGCCACGACGGACGCGAGCTGGAGCGCTCGGCGCGCGTGCAGCTGGCGGGAGCGCCCGGATTGTCGGTGCTGCGAATCGCTGCGGCGCGGCGCGGTGACCGCGGCGAGTATCAGGTCAGCGCACGCAACAGCGTCGGCGAGGACTCGGCCGCCTTCCTGCTCACGGTTACGGCACCTCCCGAGCCGCCGCGCCGCGTGGCCGTGGCGAGGCAGGTGGACAAGTCGGTCACGCTGGCCTGGGAGGCGCCGGAGGACGACGGCGGCTGCCGCGTCGGCAACTACGTCGTGGAGTACTACCGCAGCGGCTGGAACGTGTGGCTGAAGGCCACCACGAGCCGCCAGACGAGCGTCACACTGTTCGACCTCATCGAGGGCAGCGAGTATCGGTTCCGCGTGAAGGCCGAGAGCCCGTACGGCATGAGCGCGCCCAGCGCGGAGTCGGCACCCGTGCGCATCCCGGGCGCGCCGGTGGACATGGACTTCCTGGCGGTGGAGTCGCGCATCCTCAGCGAGGCGCTGACGCGGCGCGAGGGCGAGGCGCCGGCCGTGTCGCCCGCGCCGCGCCGCAAGCGCGCGCCCGCCGCACGAGCCGCACCCTCGCCAGTGCCGCTGCGCAAGCAGAAGCGCGGCTCCGGCAGCAACGAGTTCATGCTGGTGCTGTACCCGGACGCCGCCCAGACGGAGGACAAAGCCG AAAAAAGAAAGTCCTTCCAATTGGATTTAGAAGACGCGCTGTCGCCACCACCTATATCGCTGTCGGCACCAGAACTCAGCTCCCGGTGCGTTCTGCCCTTCAAAGCCCTTCGAAACGCCGTCTCCTCCACAGAACTACTCCATGAACGAGCAATGGCCAGATTCTACAAAGCTGTTGCCCTGAAAGAAGGGCaagaagaacaaaaacaaaaaaacgagAAAACTCCTCAAAGCGAACCCAACCACATTCCGTATAACAGCGTCGAACAGAACCACACATTCGACCAAAGATCACAAAATATTTCAGAAGAAACTAATACTACGATTATAACAAAATCACCGACGCCAGAAATCCTTATCAAATCGGACTCTAtcgaagaaaaaaaagaaaatactgtCACACCTCGACAAAACTCTGACAATTCTGATAAGCATAACATGTCGTTTGATGAGGATTATACCGCGAGCACTGTTTCCACCGATGGTGACTACACGGACGAGGATGAAGGAGACAGTCTCACCGAGGAAGTTGGACGGGAAAGTCAGTTAGCAGAGGAAGAGGAAACTTACCATCCAAGAAACAAAACGGCTCTCCCGCAGCCAATGAACGAAACCATTGACGAAGAGGAAGAAGAGGAACAAGAGAGAGAACCCATAAAACCTTTACCTTTACTCGACCCTAATTTCATACCAAAACCGATTTTAAAGAAACCAATCCCTCCGATTCCAGTGCCAACAGTACCTGTACGTACGATTCAAAACGACAAAAAAATCGATTTAAACAAGAAACAAGAGAAACTCGAAGACAAACAGAAAAAAGACGAGAAAATgactttatttaagaaaatcaCTAAACAAAAACCTTTCAGCTTTCCAAAAATACTCAATAAAAAAGACACCGATAAATCGTCAAAAGCGACGACACAGGCCGAAGAAGAGAAATCGACAAAGAAAGCGGAAAAGCTAGATGACAAGTACGGCGATGAAGGAAGAACAGTTATCGATTACTACGGCAACATCGTTAAAGAGTACGGTGCTCCAAAAAGGCCAACAACGcctctttatttaaatacggAGGATCTAAAACAAGTTGCGGAACAACAGACCAGTACCGACTCTAAAACCGATAATAGTGTAACAGACCCAACACCAGAACCAACCGTACAGTCGAAGAAAAAAGCTGTTAAGAAGGGGAcagaaaataaagttaattcggttaaaaagaaaagaataccACCTAAGGAAAAACAAATCCCGACGAATCAAGAGCAAGAGATAAAGCCGCAGGGTAAAGCAAACCTGCACTCAATCAACAACTCGACTCAGAAGAAGAACACAAAACCTCCAGTTACTAGAACTGAGGACACGCGTGTTCTCCTAAAAACAACGGAACGAGCTACTATAGTCATACCTATAGATTACAAAGAATTAGAAGAGAGAGCGAAAGTGAACGTCCGCACAGCCATCGATTACACAGTCGACGTGT atcaataaattatgttaGACTTTCGGTACGGGACTCAGTGTGTTAGATTCATATCGCAGTTTAAAATTCCGGCCTCGGACTGCGGCCACGGCTCACCGCGGCGCGTGAGGGATCCCACACGGTGCGTGCTGCGGGACAAGGGGCTGGTGCTGGGCGTGTACTACAGCGAACACGCCAAGGGCGAAGGCGCCATACTGACGGCTAGCGCACAGAAATATGATAAACAATGCGGAGGGAAACTTTGGAATCAGTTGAAGTTGACGCCGATACCGCGACTCGGTGAGTACAGGGTTTTCTACGACCTGGACAGTTACTTTGGTTACGTGGCCGTCACTGGCTTAGGTTCCGAGTGCTTGAGATACAACACCATGGAACAGCTGGACGAGAGTAGAGAAGCGATTCGAATAGCTGCTGGTTTGGGTACGGAGGCGTTGCAGAAGTTCAAGCCGTCAACGATACACGTGGAATCGTTCGGAGATGCCGAGGCGTCCGCGGAAGGCGCGACTCTTTCGACTTGGAAATTTCAAGAATACAAAAGCCCTAAGAGCTCCCAATTAGTGGCTAAACCGAAACTAGAGCTATACGACGATTGCGATGGCGAAGGTTGGAAGATCGGTGCATTAAAAGCGGAGTCGCAGAATTTAGCTCGCTTTCTCCAAGAGATGCCTGCGAACTTGTTGAACCCGACGTCGTTCGCTAAGATAGCGGTGGAGCTGCTGTGCGAACTGGACATCAATGTCGAGATCAAAACACAAGGCTGGGCGGCGAGCCACGAAATGGGAGGTTTCGTAGCTGTGGGCAAATCGTCGGTACAGCCGCCTCTCTACGTGGAAATAAGTTACTTCGGGGCGAGTGAGACTACGAGACCGATCGTGATGATCGGCAAAGGTGTGACGTTCGACAGCGGAAGCCTGGACCTGAAACCGCTGAAGGAATTGAAGTACATGAAAGGAGACATGGCGGGCGCCGCGTGCGTGCTCGCGATCACCCGCGCCGCGGCGATTCTCAAGTTGCCCGTCAACATCCGGGGCATCCTGCCTCTGTGCGAGCTGATGCCGAGTGGAAGGAGTCCCAAGTTCGGGGACGTCGTATCCAGCGCTTCTGGTAAGTCAATCCATATAAGACTCCCGTCGCGCGAAGGGCGTCTTTTGATCGCAGACAGCTTAGTGTACGCGAGGAATTACTGGCCTAAATTGATCCTGGACATTGGCACCATGTCCAAGGAACTGATTGATACGCTGGGAGGCGCAGCTTGCGGGTGCTACACCAACTCCGAGGAGCTGTTCCGTTACGCGGCGGCGGCCAGCGGTCACACGGGCGACAGGATTTGGCGAATGCCTCTGTGGAAGTTCTACGAGGAACGCATAAGGGACTGCCAGACAGCGGACGTGGCTAACACGGGGCGCGATCAGTTCGGTGACTCGCCGAACTGCGCCGCATTTCTGAAGCAGTTCGTCTGCGACAGCAAGTGGATACACTTCGACACATACAACGTTGCGTACACCAAAGGCCTTGACTTCC